GCACTCGCCTCGTCTGCCTACCGGTTCGAAATCAATGTAATAGGTCAAATCTGTCATGGTGTCTTAGCGATCCTTGTCATTTTGTTCAAATGCATGCATCGTGCGCAGTCGGTAATGGCCGCACTTGTCCCGACGCTCACAGAAATCGCACTGCGCCAGGTCGTGAGTTGTGGGCAGGTCGCGCCCCAACCCAATGAGCAGCGAAACCGACTTGAGCGGCACCATCAGGAGACTATCGGTCAGGCGCACGCCAATGCGCTGCGCGGGCAATAGGTCGAACACCACCCGTTGATCCTCCAGGGTGCAATCCGCACTGCCAGGGCTGATGGGAAAACTCGCCTTTTGCCCCTGTTGCTTGGCGCGTTCCTGCACCTGTTGCACGACCTCCCGCGCCATATGGCTCACTGCCAGCGACCCTGCGCTATCGTACAAAAAGCCCATCACGCCCTGCCCTGCGGCAAAAGCCCGCGATGCCTCCTCCTCCAGGCGCGACCCAATGGTGCAGATGGCCACGGCAATCTGCTCCGCACGCGCCAACTGTGCGACGACCAGGTGACTGCGCAGGACATGGCCATCCGCCAGAATGAGTCCATCGTCCTGTGCGGCACGTACGGGGAACACATCGTACATCGCGACCGGCTCTGCCAGTTCCTTGGCCTTGTCAATGGCCTGCTGGTAGAGGCGCACCATCTCGGCGGGAGCTGGGCCAACGCCAGGCGCCCGCCCCTGTTGCACCAGCATCTGCTCAACGGTCAAGTTCAAAGAAAAGGAATGAAGTAGTTGCAATGAGCCTCCTGATATATGCCCCACTCCCGACCCCTCTCCTGCAGCGCAGGAGAGGGGCTTCTAGCGTGGGCTGTTGCCCACGCCGAGCAGAGAGGGTGATAGCCATCAACGAATAGGAGAACGAATAGGAGAACGAATAAACGAATGGACTGAGATTCGTTCATTCGTTTTGGCGCAGCCATTCGTTGATGGCAGGTTTGTAGTGAGCGCTTCAGCGCTCATACAGGTTTGTAGTGAGCGCTTCAGCGCTCATACGCAGGTTTGTAGTGCAGGTTTGTAGTGAGCGCTTCAGCGCTCATACGCCGGCCACGCTTCCCCCAACACAAAGTAAGGCAGGCCTAAGGGCCTGCCTTACCCAAACCCTAAGCGCCTAATATACCCCGTAGGTCTTGGTAGTCTGGATCATCTTGTCCACCAGTTCAAAGCGCGAATCCACAGTCAGTTCGGCGCTGATGATCAGCCCGCCACCAGCAGCGCAACTATCAATGATACGCTTGACCTCGCGCTCCACCTCCTCCTCGGTGCCAAATTTGAACAGCGACGGCTTGAGATTGCCGAACAGGCACAAGTGGTCTCCCAGCACTTGCTTCGCTTTGACGATGTCGGTGCGCTCATCCAGATGCAGGAAGCCAGACTTGGGCGGTAGTTCCTTGAGATATTCTAGCATCGGCGTCCAGTTCGTGTCAAAGTGATACTGCAGCCGATAGCCTGCAGCCACCGCCGCATTCGCCGCCCGCAGGATAAAGGGCAGTTGGAACTTTTCGAACATCTTGGGCGACCACAAATCCGCCGAACCCAAGCAGCCCAAGATGAGCGTCTTGGCCTGCACCATCTCCGCCAGGTTCAGCGCCGCGGCAATCAGCCCATCGCAGGTGATGTCCAGCACTTCCAGCATCTTGTCTGGATGGCGGCGCACATCCAACAGGAAATTGGTCGTGCCGCGCAAGCGGGACAGCCAGCCCACCGGTTCGCTCATCGAAGAATCAGTCATGGTGGGCACCTGGTACTGCTCCCACCATTTGCGCGCAATGGCAGCCGTTTGCGGCACCATCGCTCCCACCAGCCCGAGATCTGCGATTCCTGCCCGTCGGAAACTGAAGAAGCGATGGAAGCCCTCCTTGAGGATCAGGTCATAGTCCTTCTCCGTCATGAGCGGGTTATCGCGTGAGCGCTCATTCAGGTTGGGCTCTGTGTCGGGCGGAAACTCGCGTCCGGGGAGATACCACTCCAGATAGTAGGTGGAGAACATATCCGGGATGGGGTTGAGGTACATGGCGAGCAAGAAACCAACCTCGGCCATGTCGAAGCCACCGTGCTTCTTGAAGCCATACTCGAAAGCCTCGTCCGCCTTCCACGGGTCCATCAGCACATCTGCCACGGTCATGCCCGCCAGCCCTGCGTAGTAGAACTCGCCCATTGGGGCAATGCCCACACGGTCTGGCTGTTCCAGGTTGATGTGCTTGTTCACTCGTTCGATTGCAGTCATCTCGGCCATTATTTCACCCCCATGAATGCCTGGATTATTTTCAGGCCTTTGTAGGCGTCATCGCTGGCAGCATCCGCCCCCACCAACTCGCGCCATCGTTCGTCCACCGGCAACCCGCCGATGATCACCTTGACCTTGTCGCGCAGACCTGCTGCCTTGAGCTGCTTGACCGTCTCGGCCATGGGGTCAAGCGACATGGTCATGATGCCCGACATGCCCAGGATGTCTGCGCTATCCTTCTTGATCTGCTCGATGAACTTGGCCGGCGGCACGTCAATGCCCAGGTCGGTAACGGCAAAGCCGGCGTTGCGTGCCAGTGCGACGAAAATGTTCTTGCCGATGTCGTGCAGATCGCCCTGCACGGTACCGATGACCATCTTGCCGCAGACCTTTCTCTCGGGCGCACCCTGCGCGAGCAGCGCTGGCTCCAGCAACTCCATGGACTCTTTGAAGATCTCGGCGCCCATGACCAGTTCGGCCAGGAAGTACTCGCCGGCGGCGTATTTTTCGCCGACGATGTTCATCCCCTTGGTCAGCGCATCCAAGATGTTCCGTGCCTGTTCCCCGTTGTCCAGAAGGCGCTTGACTTCGTCCAGGACAGCCGTTTCCTCCAG
This DNA window, taken from Chloroflexota bacterium, encodes the following:
- a CDS encoding cobalamin B12-binding domain-containing protein — encoded protein: MSKTQTLTDLMVNLEETAVLDEVKRLLDNGEQARNILDALTKGMNIVGEKYAAGEYFLAELVMGAEIFKESMELLEPALLAQGAPERKVCGKMVIGTVQGDLHDIGKNIFVALARNAGFAVTDLGIDVPPAKFIEQIKKDSADILGMSGIMTMSLDPMAETVKQLKAAGLRDKVKVIIGGLPVDERWRELVGADAASDDAYKGLKIIQAFMGVK